A window of Chitinophaga sp. MM2321 contains these coding sequences:
- a CDS encoding lysophospholipid acyltransferase family protein, which produces MLKNIFGRIFALYALLLFAGTMLVIFIPIWIISYWPDPKKTKGFLAIGRIWMKVYMPLIGCPVIRKGLENFAPGQTYVVVCNHNSLIDVPVTTAGIPGPNKTLAKASMGKIPLFSVLYKIGGIMVDRSSEASRKQSVEDMKHALSLGMHMLLYPEGTRNRTNEPLKEFYDGAFALAIDTQLPIIPSLLFHTRKIIPAEKKLSAWPHHIEYHFLQPIPTTGMTREDVPALKEKIFRLMWDYFIAKDKQ; this is translated from the coding sequence ATGTTAAAAAATATCTTCGGAAGAATATTTGCACTTTATGCATTGCTGCTGTTTGCAGGCACCATGCTGGTCATCTTTATTCCCATCTGGATAATATCTTACTGGCCCGATCCAAAGAAAACAAAGGGCTTCCTGGCCATCGGGCGCATATGGATGAAAGTTTATATGCCCCTGATCGGATGTCCGGTGATCAGAAAAGGACTCGAAAATTTTGCTCCCGGTCAAACCTATGTAGTCGTATGCAATCACAACTCACTGATTGATGTTCCGGTAACAACTGCCGGCATTCCCGGCCCCAATAAAACACTGGCAAAAGCATCTATGGGAAAGATCCCCCTGTTCAGCGTACTGTACAAAATAGGCGGGATCATGGTAGACCGCAGTAGTGAAGCCAGCAGAAAACAGAGTGTGGAAGACATGAAACATGCACTGAGCCTCGGCATGCATATGCTGCTGTATCCCGAAGGCACCCGCAATCGTACTAATGAGCCGCTGAAAGAATTCTACGACGGCGCTTTTGCCCTCGCCATAGATACGCAGCTGCCCATCATCCCTTCATTGCTATTTCATACCAGGAAGATAATACCGGCAGAGAAAAAACTCTCTGCATGGCCGCATCATATCGAATATCATTTTCTGCAACCCATACCTACCACCGGTATGACACGTGAAGACGTCCCCGCATTGAAAGAGAAAATTTTCCGGCTGATGTGGGATTATTTTATAGCAAAAGACAAGCAATAA
- the ung gene encoding uracil-DNA glycosylase, which translates to MNVQIEESWKEVLKDEFNKTYFAEIVMHLKHEKALGKIIYPPGNLMFNAFEKTPFDKVKVVILGQDPYHGAGQAHGLSFSVPDGVKPPPSLGNIYKEMKTDLGLEIPKSGNLTKWAENGVLLLNAFLTVRAGEPASHSKIGWESFTDAVIRKISDQKNNVVFLLWGRFAQDKQILVDATRHYILKAAHPSPFSADKGFFGCRHFSKTNELLHKAGIQPIDWRL; encoded by the coding sequence ATGAATGTACAAATTGAAGAAAGCTGGAAGGAAGTACTGAAAGATGAGTTTAATAAAACCTATTTCGCAGAAATTGTGATGCACCTGAAACACGAGAAGGCGTTGGGTAAAATCATCTATCCTCCTGGCAACCTGATGTTTAATGCATTTGAAAAAACACCTTTTGACAAGGTGAAAGTAGTGATCCTGGGACAGGACCCTTATCATGGTGCCGGACAGGCGCATGGACTGAGTTTTTCCGTACCTGATGGTGTAAAACCACCACCATCACTTGGAAATATTTATAAAGAGATGAAAACAGATCTTGGCCTGGAAATCCCTAAGAGCGGCAATCTTACCAAATGGGCGGAGAACGGGGTATTACTGCTCAACGCCTTTCTGACCGTAAGAGCGGGCGAACCAGCCTCACACAGTAAGATCGGGTGGGAAAGTTTTACGGATGCCGTTATCCGCAAAATTTCAGATCAGAAGAACAATGTTGTATTCCTCCTCTGGGGCCGTTTTGCACAGGATAAACAAATTCTGGTAGACGCTACCAGGCATTATATTCTAAAGGCAGCGCATCCATCTCCTTTTAGTGCAGATAAAGGTTTCTTTGGTTGCAGACACTTCTCAAAAACAAATGAATTACTACATAAAGCCGGCATACAACCCATAGACTGGAGACTGTAA
- a CDS encoding metalloregulator ArsR/SmtB family transcription factor, giving the protein MRRDIFQAIADPTRRAIIVLIALQAMTPNAIAEHFDTTRQAVSKHLRILTECELVKQEHQGREIYYSLEIDKMKEIEKWLEQFKKIWETRFNQLDKVLLSIKNQKK; this is encoded by the coding sequence ATGAGACGAGACATTTTTCAAGCAATAGCAGACCCGACAAGACGAGCGATAATCGTTTTAATTGCTTTGCAGGCAATGACACCAAACGCCATTGCCGAACACTTTGACACGACACGACAAGCCGTTTCAAAACACCTTCGCATTTTGACAGAGTGCGAACTTGTAAAACAAGAACATCAAGGCAGAGAAATTTACTACTCACTTGAAATTGACAAAATGAAAGAAATAGAAAAATGGTTAGAGCAATTCAAAAAGATTTGGGAAACCCGATTTAATCAACTTGACAAAGTATTATTATCGATTAAAAATCAGAAAAAATGA
- a CDS encoding SRPBCC domain-containing protein: MKNLLFDFNVDKTTNTVFVNREFAAELSLVWDAFTKQEILDQWWAPKPLTSKTKNMDFKVGGRRFYAMVSPEGQEHYSVQKFTSITPKTNLKWLSSFADKDENINAEFPTSEWELNFSEDNGTTKVAIAIKHKKLSDIEMHIQMGFKEGFTMTLNELDTLLSTFKK, from the coding sequence ATGAAAAATTTACTATTTGATTTTAACGTTGACAAAACAACAAATACGGTATTTGTAAACAGAGAATTTGCAGCCGAACTTTCATTGGTTTGGGACGCATTTACAAAACAAGAAATTCTTGACCAATGGTGGGCACCTAAACCTTTGACTTCCAAAACTAAAAATATGGACTTCAAAGTGGGTGGACGCAGATTTTATGCAATGGTAAGTCCCGAAGGACAAGAACATTATTCAGTTCAGAAATTCACTTCAATTACCCCAAAAACAAATTTAAAATGGCTGTCTTCTTTTGCTGACAAGGATGAAAATATTAACGCGGAATTTCCAACATCAGAATGGGAATTGAATTTTAGCGAAGACAACGGGACGACAAAAGTAGCTATTGCAATAAAGCATAAAAAGCTTTCCGACATTGAAATGCATATCCAAATGGGCTTCAAAGAAGGATTTACAATGACATTAAATGAACTAGACACATTATTATCAACTTTTAAAAAATAG
- a CDS encoding dihydrofolate reductase family protein, giving the protein MRKVKLQMQMTINGYVAQPNGKSDWMTWNPDDELTSFMSSLLDTSDILLLGRKTAEGIIKYWEDTSIENPTHPFAKKIADIPKVVFTKTLGKSTWNNTNLAKGNLVEEIARFKKQDGKDILVFGGASFVSSLINEGLIDEYHFIVNPTAISNGMTIFNSLDRVLKFNPTQAKLYPGGKIVLSYEPKND; this is encoded by the coding sequence ATGAGAAAAGTGAAATTACAAATGCAAATGACCATTAACGGATACGTTGCACAACCAAATGGAAAAAGTGATTGGATGACTTGGAATCCAGATGACGAACTTACATCGTTTATGAGTTCTCTCCTTGATACCTCTGACATTCTTTTACTTGGCAGAAAAACGGCAGAAGGCATCATAAAATATTGGGAGGATACATCTATCGAAAATCCAACGCATCCCTTTGCAAAAAAAATAGCGGATATTCCAAAAGTAGTTTTCACTAAAACACTTGGCAAATCAACTTGGAACAACACCAATTTGGCAAAAGGGAATCTTGTAGAAGAAATTGCCAGGTTTAAAAAACAAGATGGTAAAGACATTCTTGTTTTTGGCGGTGCAAGTTTTGTTTCTTCGCTAATAAATGAAGGACTCATTGACGAGTATCATTTTATTGTTAATCCAACCGCCATTAGTAACGGGATGACTATTTTCAATTCACTTGATCGCGTCCTAAAATTTAATCCTACTCAAGCAAAGCTATATCCAGGCGGGAAAATTGTTTTGAGTTACGAACCAAAAAATGACTGA
- a CDS encoding nuclear transport factor 2 family protein, with amino-acid sequence MKQLTTAEVIDLFNKAFQIHDATLLNELIDENCVMEGADNLITTGFTECYKFWETLINTHNTQFRPEKIVVLGEKATVQWEFLWGDNLENSTRGINLMTISNSKITEAIGYVKGNLS; translated from the coding sequence ATGAAACAACTTACTACAGCCGAAGTTATTGATTTATTCAATAAAGCATTTCAAATTCACGATGCAACATTACTAAATGAATTAATAGACGAGAATTGTGTAATGGAAGGGGCAGATAATTTAATAACAACAGGTTTTACAGAATGTTATAAGTTTTGGGAAACACTTATAAATACACATAATACTCAATTTCGCCCTGAAAAAATTGTTGTGCTTGGAGAAAAAGCAACTGTTCAATGGGAATTTTTATGGGGAGATAATTTAGAAAATTCAACTCGGGGAATTAATTTAATGACCATTTCAAACAGCAAAATTACAGAAGCAATTGGTTATGTAAAGGGAAATCTGTCCTAA
- a CDS encoding DUF1801 domain-containing protein encodes MENSIINPLQHYYEKQETATRECLLALKSIVLSVDENIVYKRKYQIPFFCYNELNLGFLWVHRKKIIVGFVEDKRFSSFNVERKKHSITTLEVNPLDDIPVDEIKQAFRQLITKYKH; translated from the coding sequence ATGGAAAATTCGATAATAAACCCATTACAACATTATTACGAAAAGCAGGAAACAGCAACAAGAGAATGTTTGCTTGCGTTGAAATCTATTGTACTGTCGGTTGACGAAAACATTGTATACAAACGGAAATACCAAATTCCATTTTTCTGTTACAATGAATTGAATCTGGGATTTTTGTGGGTCCATAGAAAAAAAATTATTGTGGGTTTTGTTGAAGATAAAAGGTTTTCTTCTTTTAATGTAGAACGAAAAAAACATAGCATAACTACTTTGGAAGTAAATCCATTGGACGACATTCCTGTTGACGAAATCAAACAAGCATTCAGACAACTGATAACAAAATACAAGCATTAA
- a CDS encoding AI-2E family transporter: MNSRIPSTSRRIIETVLVLLLLLGLMYALYDVLKVFFGVFTFAIIFAVSFAKLFERLVVLLGNRRKLAATIYSVILIAILALPFIYIISALNQHVKDVNHWITNARDNGIPGLPAWITGMPYVGGDIASFWQHLQLNPKETAGVYEHQIRDVLHHVITTGAGIIGVALQFIAGIIVSAIFLVSGEKMLSPLYATMTHMFGEKDGHALIDATGQAVKGVAIGVMGTAFIAAVISWIGFTIAGIPFALGLAALVYFLVLIQVGPLWVWIPLVIWMVAQGSTGWAVFIAIYGAGVMVIDGVLKPILIAKSGKLPFLVLFLGVIGGMVAWGFTGMFKGAIILAVFYTVFNSWLEKTKVVERRPV; encoded by the coding sequence ATGAACTCCCGCATCCCATCTACTTCGCGTAGAATCATTGAAACAGTTTTAGTGTTGCTGTTATTACTGGGTCTTATGTATGCCTTGTATGATGTATTGAAAGTGTTCTTTGGTGTTTTTACGTTTGCGATCATTTTTGCTGTTTCGTTTGCCAAGCTTTTTGAACGTTTGGTTGTGTTGCTGGGTAACAGACGTAAACTGGCCGCCACTATCTATTCGGTGATACTTATTGCAATACTGGCGTTACCATTTATCTATATTATTTCCGCCCTGAATCAGCATGTGAAAGATGTAAATCACTGGATTACGAATGCGCGCGATAACGGTATTCCGGGGTTGCCTGCATGGATTACAGGGATGCCATATGTTGGTGGCGATATTGCCTCGTTCTGGCAGCATCTGCAACTTAATCCTAAAGAAACTGCGGGTGTTTATGAGCATCAGATCAGGGATGTTTTACATCATGTTATTACAACCGGCGCGGGTATTATAGGGGTGGCGTTACAATTTATTGCAGGCATTATTGTGTCGGCTATTTTCCTGGTGAGTGGTGAGAAGATGTTAAGTCCGCTATACGCTACCATGACGCATATGTTTGGTGAAAAAGATGGTCATGCTTTGATTGATGCCACCGGGCAGGCGGTGAAAGGCGTCGCCATTGGCGTAATGGGTACGGCATTTATTGCAGCTGTTATTTCCTGGATAGGTTTTACAATAGCGGGTATTCCTTTTGCATTGGGACTTGCAGCACTGGTTTATTTCCTGGTGCTGATACAGGTAGGCCCGCTGTGGGTATGGATCCCGTTGGTGATATGGATGGTGGCGCAAGGCAGTACCGGATGGGCTGTTTTTATTGCCATCTATGGAGCCGGCGTGATGGTAATAGATGGTGTTTTAAAACCAATCTTAATTGCCAAGAGCGGCAAACTCCCTTTCCTGGTGCTTTTCCTGGGGGTGATAGGTGGAATGGTAGCCTGGGGATTTACAGGGATGTTTAAGGGAGCTATTATCCTGGCGGTATTCTATACCGTTTTTAATTCCTGGCTGGAAAAAACAAAAGTAGTGGAAAGACGGCCGGTGTAA